In Rosa rugosa chromosome 4, drRosRugo1.1, whole genome shotgun sequence, the genomic stretch TTAGCAATGAAACAAGATGATTTGGTTTTGTGACTGCTTCACTCACTTCATAGTGTTTCACACTAGTTtgcatttgggtaattgaaTTCGGTGACTAGGAGAAAACTAAAGGATTTAGGCAATGTATGGTAGGAAATTCAGGGATGGATACCTTATGTAATGCTTCTGTATCTATACTTGTTAATTCAACTACGTTTAGTGACCATTTTGTGACCAAAATCATTCTGTCTCCGTTGTTGTGGCAATTTATAATGACACccaagaatatattggattatttcattttttgaaTGAATTTTGCATTTCCTATTATCCGCTACGCAAATTGTATCTTCAAAAAGATATTAGATTAAATGTCATTAAGAACCTTAAACAGCATTCTTGTGAAATGTTTTAGCTGCTTGTGTTTGATAATAAACAGAAGTAAATCCGCAGAACAAATGTAAAATAGCAAGTACAACACTAGATCTTAAAACTTCTTTTCAGCCCCAGAAAGAAAGCTCTGTGATTTCTCTGCCTGCTCTTGCCCTGACCTACTAATTTGAGTTGAGACAATGATCAAATTATGAGTACTTGCCCAAGATGCCTTACATTTGGTTGTGTATGGATTTGACTTCGTACAGCCAAAGACCCACTATCCTCCACCAGCTCATATGAAACTAGAGTCGTGTATAATAATATCTCTCCTTACAAAAACCTCTTGAGTTGATGAAATTTTGGCCACATAGAACTGGCACAGTTACACACAACATTTGAGCTAACACGTTACTAAGAACCTCAGTTTTCTTCCATGACTCCAGGTTCTTTGGAATTAGACAGACAAATATTGCATTAGTTAATCGATTATAGATTTTTCCCTTGTTATGACTTATGCTACTCCTCAGTAACACTTGAAATCCAGTCATACAAAAACCTCACCACCAACATTTATCCTTACTATCAGAAATGACCATTGTCACCCATCCTTCTGAGAGGATCTTTCTAAAGCCTGTTTACCTTCCCCTTGCTCAATGATCACTGCTTTAACCTTAATCTCTAATTTATGCATCAAAATTACTCTTTCCCATTCACAACCTTATGAAAGGATCTAGAATTGATTTGTTCTTATAGTATGAAACAACTTTATGTGTCCAAATTTGTTTTATGTAATCTATCCTACATTTCCTGCTCATGAATTCTTGCCCTCAAGTAACAGAATGAGCTTTCTGGTTTATTTAATAAGCTGAAAAGCAAAATGTTGTCTTTTTTGTCAGGTTGAGGGAAGAACTGTGAAAGCTCAGATATGGGACACAGCAGGACAGGAGAGATACAGAGCAATTACTAGTGCCTACTATAGAGGAGCTCTTGGAGCACTACTTGTTTACGATGTAACAAAACCAACAACATTTGAAAATGTAAGCCGGTGGCTGAAGGAATTGAGAGACCATGCTGACTCAAACATTGTGATCATGATGATTGGGAACAAGACTGATCTGAAGCATCTACGTGCCGTTGCCACAGAGGACGCCCAGGGTTATGCCGAAAGAGAAGGCCTTTCATTCATCGAAACATCTGCTCTTGAGGCAATTAATGTTGAGAAGGCTTTCCAGACAATTCTTGCCGAGATTTATCGGATTATTAGTAAAAAGACTCTTTCATCAGATGAGCCAACACCTGCAAGCATTAAAGAAGGGAAGACCATTGCTGTCACTGGAGGATCAGAGGTCAATACAAAGAAGCCTTGCTGTTCATCAACCTGAGGTTGATTATTTTTTAAGACATTCGTACTTTAGTTTCATattattatttgttattttgttttttccCTTATTCTTCGGCTGTGGGTTATTGTGTGAAGTTATTTTTGTTGCATATTCCTTTGGACTATACTTTCTTGTTTGTTGCCTGGATTTGTTATGTAACGGGGTATATTTCATGAGGTATACACCGGTGATCAGTAGATAGAGCCTCAAAAGGCTTGGACTGTATTGTAGAAATACCTCACAGCCCGAGTTGAAACCTTTCAAATCTTTGAAATGAGCTAGAATCCGTTTAAAATGGACTAGCTCTACTCGAGTTATGGGAGAACAGCTTTATTGCTCTAGGTGCATCTATATTATAGTTTTCTGGTACTTATAATTTAAGTTTATGATGGGAGAACAgcttttttacttcaacagtgtctgaactcttcgaggacttttgaaatgatacctgaactttcaaagttatcaatgtgatacctggactcatttttttgtatcaacgtcgtacctgcggtcgatttccgtcacagaaccgttaactatgaccacgtgcccagcacgtgaggcacttaatgaggttaaaagattaatttaccctcaaaagtatatACTTCAACGGTGTCCGTCCATCAGAGAATTGGATTCAAGTTTTGCTTTGGGTTTTGCATTTTTCTAGGAAATGTCATCATCCCATCTGATTGCATTT encodes the following:
- the LOC133745527 gene encoding ras-related protein RABA2a, with protein sequence MARRADEEYDYLFKVVLIGDSGVGKSNLLSRFTRNEFCLESKSTIGVEFATRTLQVEGRTVKAQIWDTAGQERYRAITSAYYRGALGALLVYDVTKPTTFENVSRWLKELRDHADSNIVIMMIGNKTDLKHLRAVATEDAQGYAEREGLSFIETSALEAINVEKAFQTILAEIYRIISKKTLSSDEPTPASIKEGKTIAVTGGSEVNTKKPCCSST